In Meleagris gallopavo isolate NT-WF06-2002-E0010 breed Aviagen turkey brand Nicholas breeding stock chromosome 15, Turkey_5.1, whole genome shotgun sequence, one DNA window encodes the following:
- the LARS1 gene encoding leucine--tRNA ligase, cytoplasmic, giving the protein MNGRLHLGHTFSLSKCEFAVGYQRLKGKNCLFPFGLHCTGMPIKACADKLKREMELYGCPPEFPDEEEEDDENSAKKDEEIIIKDKAKGKKSKAAAKTGSSKYQWGIMKSLGLSDEEVVSFSEAEHWLDYFPPLAVQDLKSMGLKVDWRRSFITTDVNPYYDSFVRWQFLTLKERNKIKFGKRYTIYSPKDGQPCMDHDRQTGEGVGPQEYTLIKMKVLDPYPAKLSGLRGKNIFLVAATLRPETMFGQTNCWVRPDMKYIGFETVNGDIFICTQRAARNMSYQGFTKDSGVVPVVKELMGEEILGAALSAPLTSYKVVYALPMLTIKEDKGTGVVTSVPSDSPDDIAALRDLKKKQALRGKYGIRDEMVLPFEPVPIIETPGYGNLCAPFICDELKIQSQNDREKLVEAKERVYLKAFYEGVMLVDGFKGQKVQDVKKRIQKMMVDNDEAMIYMEPEKQVMSRSADECVVALCDQWYLDYGEVDWKKQASECLKQLETFCEETRRNFEATLGWLQEHACSRTYGLGTRLPWDEQWLIESLSDSTIYMAYYTVAHLLQGGNLRGQGESPLGIRANQMSKEVWDYIFFKEAPFPKTEIPKEKLDKLKEEFEFWYPVDLRVSGKDLVPNHLSYYLYNHVAMWSDQREKWPVAVRANGHLLLNSEKMSKSTGNFLTLTQAVDKFSADGMRLALADAGDTVEDANFVEAMADAGILRLYTWVEWVKEMIANRDSLRSGPASTFNDRVFASEINAGIKKTDQNYEKMLFKEALKTGFFEFQAAKDKYRELAIEGMHRELVFRFIEVQTLLLAPICPHLCEHVWSLLGKPDSIMKASWPEAGPVDEILIGSSQYLMEAAHDLRLRLKGYMAPVKGKKGAKEPPQKPSHCTIYVAKSYPPWQHTALSALRQHYQVSGGQLPDNKVIASELNALPELKKYMKKVMPFVAMIKENLEKNGSRVLDLELEFDERAVLMENIVYLTNSLELDHIEVKFASEAEDKIKEECCPGKPFSVFRTEPSVSVFLVNPQPSNGHFSTKIEIRQGDNRETVIRRLMKMDRGIKDLSKVKLMRFDDPILGPRRVPVLGKEEAEKTAIPEQAVFHVDLAEKRVCVTESGLMRDIGDTIVYLVH; this is encoded by the exons ATGAATGGCCGACTTCACCTGGGACACACGTTTTCTTTATCCAAGTGTGAG TTTGCAGTTGGATATCAGAGGCTCAAGGGGAAGAACTGTTTGTTCCCGTTTGGTCTGCACTGCACTGGGATGCCCATAAAG GCTTGTGCAGATAAACTCAAAAGAGAAATGGAGCTGTATGGCTGCCCACCTGAATTTCCtgatgaggaggaagaggacgATGAAAACTCTGCtaaaaaagatgaagagattATCatcaaagacaaagcaaaaggaaagaag AGTAAAGCTGCTGCCAAGACTGGTTCTTCCAAGTACCAGTGGGGAATCATGAAGTCTCTGGGTCTGTCGGATGAAGAAGTGGTCAGTTTCTCTGAAGCTGAGCACTGGCTGGATTATTTCCCTCCCCTTGCTGTCCAGGACCTGAAAAGTATGGGATTAAAG GTGGATTGGAGGCGTTCCTTCATTACCACAGATGTTAATCCGTACTATGATTCCTTTGTACGATGGCAATTCCTgacattaaaagaaagaaacaagattaAGTTTGGGAAACG atacacaatttattctccaaaagatGGGCAGCCTTGCATGGATCATGACAGGCAAACAGGAGAG GGTGTCGGACCTCAAGAATACACTCTGATAAAAATGAAGGTGTTAGATCCTTATCCAGCAAAGTTAAG TGgcctgagaggaaaaaatatcttcctgGTGGCTGCGACGCTCAGACCAGAGACCATGTTTGGGCAGACCAACTGCTGGGTTCGCCCAGATATGAAATACATTGGCTTTGAAACTGTGAATGGGGATATCTTTATCTGCACCCAGAGAGCTGCCAGGAACATGTCCTACCAGGGCTTTACGAAGGACAGTGGCGTTGTACCTGTTGTGAAGGAACTGATGGGAGAA GAGATCCTTGGTGCTGCGCTTTCTGCACCTCTCACCAGCTACAAAGTTGTGTATGCTCTTCCTATGCTCACAATCAAGGAAGATAAAG GAACGGGAGTGGTCACAAGTGTCCCCTCTGATTCTCCAGATGACATTGCAGCCCTGagagatctgaaaaaaaaacag GCTCTCAGAGGGAAGTATGGTATCAGAGATGAGATGGTCCTGCCGTTTGAACCG GTGCCCATCATTGAAACCCCAGGTTATGGCAACCTTTGTGCTCCATTCATCTGTGATGAGCTCAAAATCCAGAGCCAGAATGACAGAGAGAAACTTGTGGAGGCCAAGGAGAGAGTGTACCTTAAAGCATTTTATGAAGGA GTAATGTTGGTGGATGGATTTAAAGGACAAAAAGTTCAAGATGTCAAGAAACGTATTCAGAAGATGATGGTGGATAAT GATGAAGCCATGATTTATATGGAACCTGAGAAACAAGTGATGTCAAGGTCTGCTGATGAATGTGTTGTGGCCCTTTGTGACCAGTG GTATTTAGATTATGGTGAAGTGGACTGGAAGAAACAGGCGTCAGAGTGCTTGAAACAGCTGGAGAC GTTTTGTGAAGAGACTAGGAGAAATTTCGAAGCTACCTTGGGTTGGCTACAGGAACATGCATGCTCCAGGACATACGGCTTGG GTACCCGTTTGCCTTGGGATGAGCAGTGGCTGATTGAGTCTCTCTCAGACTCCACAATCTACATGGCCTATTACACAGTAGCTCATCTGTTACAGGGAGGTAACCTGAGAGGTCAGGGAGAATCTCCTCTAGGCATCAG AGCGAATCAAATGAGCAAAGAAGTTTGGGATTACATCTTCTTCAAGGAAGCTCCATTTCCTAAAACAGAGATTCCAAAAGAAAAGTTGGACAAGCTAAAGGAAGAGTTTGAGTTTTGGTATCCTGTGGATCTCAGAGTATCTGGCAAAGATCTTGTTCCAAATCACCTGTCATACTACCTCTATAACCATGTGGCAATGTGGTCGGATCAGAG agaaaaatggCCAGTAGCTGTTAGAGCAAATGGACACCTCCTTCTCAATTCTGAAAAG aTGTCTAAATCTACAGGCAACTTCCTTACCCTAACTCAAGCTGTGGACAAGTTTTCTGCAGATG GAATGCGTTTAGCCTTGGCTGATGCTGGGGACACTGTTGAAGATGCCAACTTTGTGGAAGCCATGGCTGATGCTGGGATTCTTCGTCTCTACACATGGGTGGAGTGGGTAAAAGAGATGATTGCAAACAGAGACAGTTTAAGAAGTGGTCCTGCCAGCACCTTCAATGACAGAGTCTTTGCCAG TGAAATTAATGCAGGCATAAAGAAGACAGACCAGAATTATGAGAAGATGTTATTTAAGGAGGCTCTGAAGACTGGCTTCTTTGAATTTCAG GCAGCAAAAGACAAATACCGTGAGCTGGCGATAGAAGGGATGCACAGAGAGCTGGTGTTCCGCTTCATTGAAGTTCAGACTCTGCTCTTGGCTCCTATCTGTCCCCACCTGTGTGAGCACGTCTGGTCACTGCTGGGAAAG CCCGATTCCATCATGAAAGCCTCCTGGCCAGAAGCTGGCCCTGTGGATGAGATCTTAATTGGCTCTTCTCAGTACCTCATGGAAGCAGCTCATGACCTCCGACTCCGTCTCAAGGGCTACATGGCACCTGTGAAAGGAAAG aAGGGTGCTAAAGAACCTCCCCAGAAGCCTTCTCACTGCACCATCTACGTGGCCAAGAGCTACCCTCCATGGCAGCACACCGCGCTGTCGGCTCTGCGCCAGCACTACCAG GTCTCCGGAGGTCAACTGCCAGACAATAAGGTTATTGCCAGTGAGCTTAATGCCTTGCCAGAGCTGAAGAAGTACATGAAGAAGGTCATGCCTTTTGTTGCCATGATTAAG GAAAACCTGGAGAAGAATGGTTCACGTGTTCTTGATCTAGAGCTGGAATTTGATGAACGGGCAGTGCTCATGGAGAATATTGTCTATCTGACAAATTCCCTGGAG CTGGATCACATTGAAGTGAAGTTTGCTTCTGaagcagaagataaaataaaagaagagtgCTGTCCTGGAAAACCGTTCTCTGTATTCAGAACTGAG CCCAGTGTGTCTGTGTTTTTGGTGAACCCTCAACCATCAAATGGCCACTTCTCTACAAAAATCGAGATTAGGCAAGGAGATAATAGAGAGACTGTGATCAGGCGCTTAATGAAGATGGACAGAGGCATCAAAG ATCTCTCTAAAGTGAAGCTGATGAGGTTTGATGATCCAATTCTTGGGCCTCGCCGTGTTCCGGTCCTCGGCaaagaggaagcagagaaaactgCTATTCCAGAGCAGGCAGTTTTCCACGTCGACCTGGCGGAGAAACGCGTGTGCGTCACAGAGAGCGGCCTGATGAGGGACATTGGTGACACCATTGTGTATCTGGTTCATTGA